In Zingiber officinale cultivar Zhangliang chromosome 8B, Zo_v1.1, whole genome shotgun sequence, a single genomic region encodes these proteins:
- the LOC122016468 gene encoding probable protein phosphatase 2C 32, producing the protein MSCSVAIASSPVFSPSPISIACKGSPETLILNPSSPSASPCSRSASSPFRFRFQRATISLRAASGGFGGAASPSGVAVDLSPSPPPLGSSGSRSVLKRKRPARIDIPLAEASPFETEEVDGRREVQAESARYSVYCKRGRKRLEMEDRHKVSLDLNGNPKLAFFGIFDGHGGKKASEFAAENMGEFIAEEMSTSTRADSCSIEEIIRTGYLKTDAEFLKKAVNGGACCVTALVTDGDLVVSNAGDCRAVLSRAGKAEALTSDHKPSREDERERIESLGGYVDYCRGTWRLQGSLAISRGIGDAHLKEWVIPVPETKVVNIEPECEFLILASDGLWDKVGNQEAVDLARPLCVHAENASTLSACKQLVELSAARGSLDDISVMIVKLQHFVRR; encoded by the exons ATGTCTTGCTCGGTAGCGATCGCAAGTTCGCCGGTGTTCTCCCCGTCTCCGATCTCGATAGCGTGTAAGGGATCGCCGGAAACTCTAATCTTGAATCCGAGCTCGCCCTCCGCGTCGCCCTGCTCCCGCTCAGCATCTTCCCCTTTCCGGTTCCGATTCCAGAGAGCCACCATCTCGCTGCGGGCTGCTAGCGGCGGGTTCGGAGGCGCGGCATCTCCATCCGGGGTAGCTGTCGATCTGTCTCCGTCACCGCCGCCGTTGGGATCGAGCGGCTCCCGTTCCGTCTTGAAGAGGAAGCGGCCTGCGCGGATTGATATTCCTTTGGCCGAGGCGTCTCCTTTCGAGACAGAGGAAGTGGATGGCCGGAGGGAGGTGCAGGCAGAGAGTGCGAGGTATTCGGTGTATTGCAAGAGggggaggaagcggttggagatgGAAGATCGGCACAAGGTGTCGTTGGACCTCAATGGGAATCCCAAACTG GCTTTCTTTGGCATTTTTGACGGACATGGAGGCAAGAAAGCTTCTGAGTTCGCTGCGGAGAACATGGGCGAGTTCATAGCAGAGGAAATGTCGACATCCACAAGAGCAGACTCCTGCAGCATCGAAGAAATCATCAGAACTGGATACTTAAAAACCGATGCCGAGTTCTTAAAGAAGGCAGTCAATGGAGGCGCTTGCTGCGTCACTGCCTTAGTTACAGACGGCGATCTCGTCGTCTCCAATGCCGGCGATTGCCGCGCTGTCTTAAGCCGAGCTGGTAAAGCAGAAGCCCTTACCTCCGACCACAAGCCCTCTCGTGAAGATGAAAGAGAGAGAATCGAGAGCCTC GGTGGCTATGTCGATTACTGCCGAGGAACATGGAGATTACAGGGCTCCCTCGCGATATCTAGAGGGATCGGAGATGCACATCTCAAAGAATGGGTGATTCCGGTGCCGGAGACTAAAGTCGTCAACATCGAACCTGAATGCGAGTTCTTAATCCTCGCATCTGATGGACTGTGGGACAAG gTCGGCAATCAGGAAGCAGTAGATCTTGCTCGGCCACTGTGTGTTCATGCGGAGAACGCATCGACGCTGTCTGCGTGTAAACAGCTCGTGGAATTATCTGCCGCGCGAGGCTCGCTGGATGATATAAGCGTGATGATAGTGAAGCTGCAGCATTTTGTTCGAAGGTGA
- the LOC122017419 gene encoding mitochondrial succinate-fumarate transporter 1-like, whose protein sequence is MAAGEGGATPPSEEWNSKKSPPSTPPYVRAVAGSLGGVVEACCLQPIDVIKTRLQLDRTGAYRGIVHCGATAARTEGVRALWKGLTPFATHLTLKYALRMGSNAVLQSAFKDAATGDLSNRGRIAAGFGAGVIEALLIVTPFEVVKIRLQQQKGLRPELLKYKGPVHCARMIAREEGILGLWAGAAPTVMRNGTNQAAMFTAKNAFDVLLWKKQEGDGKVLQPWQSMISGFLAGTAGPICTGPFDVVKTRLMAQSKSGGEVKYKGMVHAIRTIFAEEGLHALWKGLLPRLMRIPPGQAIMWAVADQVTGFYDKTYLQPAKL, encoded by the exons ATGGCCGCCGGAGAAGGCGGCGCCACACCTCCGTCGGAGGAGTGGAATTCGAAGAAGTCTCCGCCGTCGACACCGCCGTATGTGAGGGCGGTGGCCGGATCCCTCGGTGGCGTCGTCGAGGCCTGCTGCCTCCAGCCCATCGACGTGATCAAGACCCGGCTCCAGCTCGATCGCACCGGAGCCTACCGCGGCATCGTGCACTGCGGCGCCACCGCGGCTCGGACGGAGGGCGTACGAGCGCTATGGAAGGGACTCACACCCTTCGCCACGCACCTCACGCTCAAGTACGCGCTCCGCATGGGCTCCAACGCCGTTCTCCAGTCCGCCTTCAAGGACGCCGCTACCGGCGACCTCTCTAACCGCGGAAGGATCGCCGCTGGATTCGGAGCCGGCGTCATCGAAGCCCTCCTCATAGTTACCCCCTTCGAG GTGGTGAAGATACGGCTGCAACAGCAGAAAGGCTTGAGACCAGAGCTTCTGAAGTACAAGGGTCCTGTCCATTGTGCAAGGATGATTGCCCGCGAAGAAGGCATTTTGGGTCTTTGGGCGGGAGCTGCACCAACAGTTATGCGCAACGGAACAAACCAAGCTGCTATGTTCACAGCCAAAAATGCATTCGATGTCCTCCTCTGGAAGAAACAAGAGGGAGACGGAAAGGTCCTCCAACCATGGCAATCCATGATTTCGGGGTTTCTCGCAGGGACTGCTGGACCTATCTGCACAGGCCCCTTCGATGTTGTCAAGACGCGGTTGATGGCCCAAAGCAAATCCGGGGGTGAAGTAAAATACAAAGGCATGGTCCATGCTATTAGAACGATATTTGCCGAGGAAGGATTGCATGCACTTTGGAAAGGTTTACTTCCCAGGCTCATGAGGATTCCTCCTGGCCAGGCTATAATGTGGGCTGTTGCCGATCAAGTAACTGGATTCTATGACAAAACCTATTTACAACCGGCAAAGCTTTAA